TTTTGAAAGGGGGATATTATAATGTGTCACCTAGGCCAGGATTTCGGATAATTAGTCTTAACAGTAATGTTTGCtatatttacaattggtaaaccacaaatcaatattttattttaaaaattgatttaaaatctataattttgtgacattcatgaattttgataaaacATTTCCTCGTTAAAAATGCTTTAAACAGGTGGCTTTTTTACGATCCTCAAGATCCTGGGGGTCAATTACAATGGCTAGCTGATAATCTCTTGattgctgaaaaaaataaagaaatcgTCCATATTTTGAGCCACATACCACCTGGTTCTACGGAGTGTCAACATACATGGAGTCgtgaatacaaaaaaattatcaatagaTTTTCTCACGTAATTGCTGCTCAATTTAATGGACATACACACAacgatgaatttaatttattctataaTCCAAACGACAGTGatcaagtaataaatattgcTTGGAACGGAGGTAGTTTAACTCCATATGCTAATTTAAATCCAAATTATAAAGTATATGAAGCAGATAATAATAGTTATGTAAGCAATTAGTAATATATCCATCAATGCGTCGCTTCaagattaattttaagtaactaatattaattattaatcaggTTGTTCAAGATATTGAAACTTGGATGTATAATCTTACTGAAgccaatgaaaattttttgaaacgaCCTAATTGGTTCAAGTCTTATTCTTTCAAAGAGGCATATAATCTAGAagatttatctaaaaatagtTTGAATCAGTTGGttaataaaatgatcaaatattCATCAATACTTCAAACATATCATAAGTACGTTACGTATTGAAAATTATCTAGCTATTTCATCGCCTACAAAGTAGGaagaaattttatgtaaaaaatacatatttattatttttcagaaacTTTTTCAAGCATGCTGCACCTTCTTTAAAAAACGAATGCGATAATGATTGCCTAAAAGAATATATCTGTAGAATCGTGAGAAGTTCCAGTGACGATAAAAGTGAATGCAacaatttattacaatttatttaaaagtactgcttttataacttttagaatCTTTACatactaattaaataaaattactttatacAGATTATACaatgaaataacttttttttaataattttgttattaaaacaCTGAATAAAGGTTGTTTCAAAAAgcagtttataaattaatcggatacatttattttagcTGGATAGTCAAGCCAACGTACCGCAGttgattttatgaataattcatTAGGGAGATTATCTAGTTCACTGATCTATAATCAAAACAAATGTATCAAAAATTAGGAATACtattaaaaacatatttcTAAACTTACATTTTTACGAATATATCTGACTAATTTTTCTATACGTTCCGGACTATTACATTCCatacaaaaaattcttctccATATAGCCCCAGCTAATACATGATCATCAGATAGTAAACCTTCATCATAACCCAAAATTGCAGCATTAAACTGATATCCCATCTCTTGTATATGGTGTCTTACAGCTGAATCTTTAATATTCTATATATAATGCAAATGAAAGATTAATGTAAAGATGTGAAATAACGCGTACCTACATTCACAAAATTACATCATTTTTTGTAACTTACTCCAAGCTGTTTTTTCCTAACATCAGTATCTTGCCATAATGCAGCTATTAAATGGTATCGAATTGCCATTCCTTCGTCTCCTATGGCCATTAATCTCACCATGAGCATCCACACGTGTAATTCGGTAATTAAGAACCAAGAAAAAAACGTATCTGGCATATCATaatctataatatatatatatatatatatatatatatatatatatatatatatatatatatatatatatatatatatatatatatatattagggtgtgccaaaatgtaactcccgtggagaaccttaaaattggaatttttagttccgcttttaacaggggctgcgtttgggcatttcctgatatattttggtgtgagacaacgtatttgattttcatagaattttttaacagaagcttagtttgggtatttccggtgaaaattcaaaatttggccggaagtgcccaattaaatctcctgttaaaaatcctataaataatcaaatgaattaTCTCAACccgaaatatctcaggaaatgcctaaacgcagcccctgttaaaagcggaactcaaaattccaatttttaaaGGTTCTCCAtgggagttacattttggcacaccctaatatatatatataaattggagtagatttaattaaaaaaataattttgttttttaattgagtCAATGTGTTACCACTACTCAAAATGCAAAAATGTATACTCTAATTACCAGGGTAAGACAAGAGGTAGAGCAAGAGGTAAAGCAATAAGCATAGCAAaggtcaataaaaatatagctcTTAAAAACTCTAATTTAGTGGCAataaagaattataataatttaccagaaaatctaaaaaatttcacctACAAAACAAAGAAATTAGGATAAAGATAAGAAATTGGTTAGCATCTCAAATATAGATCAGATCTTGATCTCGAGATCActagttgtaattttttttctactattATAAGTTTAGATTAACTTTATATATCGAATAATGTACTACCAAGCCTATGCACAGATGCCTAAGCATCTCTATaggtatatatgtatgtatatttatgtatgtatagaTGTTATAACctggtaaataaataaatattaactacCTTTCATAAATGAAACGTAATCGAGACTATCGCAACTGTGTCTGTATAACAAAAAACCTTTTGTTCTGTGAACCTGAAATCAGACAAATTCTGGATgacaaatcttttattttataaaaatttaaatgaataaaataaaacttacataCTTCTTGAAGGCatgataataaactttttcttTAACTCGATTATACAAACTCTCTTTATAAACTAATTTAGCAGgtacaaaattaattgaatttgtaCAAATTTGTCGTCTGTTCATGTTTGATAAAATCGGCAATGTCCATGATGATGACAAGTATTTacaaaacttatttattttgtaaaataaaattactttattatttaaaatagccATTTTAGTGCActgtaacaataaataatgcTTATTAGCggatatcaataatttatctttttttttttataaataagtatattaaccaaaaaaaaattattattttatttattctatgtTATGGACATTATACATGCATACAGGTTAAAATATGATTTATATTTCTTGAAATATTACCTTAGTATATATAgtagtattataattataatagtattatttaaatgaatttttacaataaatttttttggcactCTACATTGACAATAAAATTGCAACGaaatatagtttttcaaaaaataaaatgacttaattgaaaaaaatctctAAAGAGCGACTCCTTAAATTCTTTGTTTAGGCTATAATGTGACGGTGATGGCTTGAAGCTTGAACTGTAGTTAAAAATGGAGGTCACCGGGAGTGTATAAGAACcacatttatatatactaaatttatttataagcaagttatatttttcatagaaaaaaaatattaaacggtaaattaaaaaaggcTTTTTGTGAAAGATGTtgatactttttaataaaactttatcatttcaataaaaatcgaAGGAGAGACATGGTTCGATAGTAGCTATATGTTTCctagtaaattatttaacaaatatattaAGCTTCATTTAATTCTgttataatttgtttattattttcttatttttttacaattttttcattttaagtttttttttcttaaaaaaaaattcaacatgtatataaattaaataaaagtaaaagtattttttttcagtttaagCTGTTTGGTTCAAAATCAGCATGGTTTAatattttgagtttttatatatatatatatatatatatatatatatatatatatatatatatatatatatatatatatatatattcccCAAGTTGTATATCAtcttagataataaaataaaaaaaattcttttttgaattcatagaatataaatttttatttttaatataaggGTATATGAGTTATGAGGTTCTGTTTGCTTTCTTACTGAGGACAAAGCTTAATAGatgtaaaatattataaaaaaaaaattattcaactttatttttttaaaatatacaaatgtATCAAGATTTTTACATCAACATAAGGTTGTGATTGAATTTCgtaacaatatttatcaactgtaatttatattacataatGCATTTTTATAAGCTATTGAAACATATTAatctttattataatattttaggtTCTAAAATGAAAGCTAAAACTAAAACAAAGAAAAGTGATCGGAAATTCACTCGACATAAACTTACGCCAAAAGATTCGCCTCAAATTGAAACTCCTATTTGTGACTTCTCGAATTTATGTAAACCTATCGATACAAGCTTATCCAATTTAGTTCAAGTAACAAAATTGTTAGAAACTGCGaatgatgaaattaaatatattctcACTTATGAATGTGAAGTTATTTATGAATGTAAAATATGTCGAAGTTTATTTAGAAgtttattaaactttatttCACATAAACGAATTTATTGccctgaaaaatttaatatttcaaataacaAAGATGTCATAAATCCTCAAGTTATGGTTTGTAAATATATcgtaatatattatttctaccactaattaaaattttttgtaataataactattattacaGGTCGTTGAAAAATCTATTGATTCTGAATgtgaagaaaattatgaagATCAAAAATCAACCAAAAATGAAGCTCTCAATaggaaatttagtaagaaGGATCTAACATCAGTGATAACAATGTTACAGAAAAAACAAGCAGATCCAAATTATAATGACGTTGAAGAAAGAAATCGTCGAACTCGTATTGTAGCAGATACTGAACAAGTACTTTTAGAAGTTTTAGATTCTAATCGAGCTGCTTTTCAAACTGTCTTAGAACCAAAGCTGTCAAATATTGCTTCAAACGATCTAATGAAAGCTCaggtgattattttttttatatatttcataattaatattaaatcttttaattatactttaaaactttcaattaatttagacGATAgaattacaaaatatattaaatcgaGATACAGCTGTACTTGGTCCAGATGGGTCCATTGTGGAGTTTAAGAATGATGGAAAAGTTGACAATAAAGACATTGATAAAGTTTCAAACCATAATCTCGTGTGCTCGACatgtaatatcaaatttgcaaccaaaaaaacattaacttttcatataaaatCACTTCATACTCCTAATCGACTTGTCTATCCTTGCCCTTGTTGTCCAAGCTTATTTCCTAGTACGTGGGGTGTTTATCGGCATTTAGTAAAaggtaacatttttttttttaaattaactaataaaagaTCACAACTATGTAATATAATGACTTACATTTATTTTCTAGTTCATCGAAAAAGTAATGCTCAAGTCCGAAAATTACGATCAGAGATTCAAACAAAGGCATACTTGAAAGAAACTACTCGTGCTCAAGACATTGATAAGGATTGtgctaataataaattgaataattccAAAGAATCTCGACTAATGAATGAAACTCAGGTATAAATGTCTAGATTAATCCACGATATTTATTgcattattaataactagcaaTCCGCCCCGGCTTCGCATGggtattttttaacaaaattatttacgggtattatttaacaaaaatttccaaattattcataatataatatagcctatgtcacccggggatagtgtagcttcCCAACAGTGAAAGAACTTTTCAAATCGATTCAATAATTTCGGAGCCTATTCAatgcaaacaaacaatcaaatcttccccctttataatattagtacaGATTAATAAtagtcaataaattatttttacaggaATGGATGACACACTTGGAATCAGATACAGAGCTTCAAAGATGTGGGGGTTGTAACAAAAGATTTGACAGAAAAGCGGCATTGTTAGCACACTCTCAAATTTGTCAAAGACGTCAAGCTGCATGTAGTGATGTTGCGATTAGATCTAAACGCAATAAAATTGCTTCTGAAGCaaatactgaaaaaataagTACGTTAACTGAAGTTTCTAAACCAACAAAGGAGAATCTACAGataccaatcaaaaaaatgtcTATCGAATCAGAATCACGAGTTATATCATCCTCAGTAAATTCCACTagcttattaaatttatctaatatATCACCTGCTGTTTCAATAACTCGATTACCTCAGCAACAACAGGCTAATGAAATTAGAGTGGAAGGTATTGCTAGTCTTAGCAAAGATGCGTGGGAAAAAATTGGAGATGAAACATCTAAACTAAGAGTTGATACTAGTGTTGACGTCTTGACAATACCTTCTGAAGCTACGCCAACAAAAATATCTCCAAATGATAGTGTATCAGATGATCCAGAGATTATATTTACCAATATTGAGAAACctagtattttaaaaaataaaggcagcaaaaaaagaaaaatgggAAAACGAAATACTTCAATAGGTAAATAATACTgatcatatttttattgatgctATAAACTGATAATTTAtatcttataaatttattattttagattctAACAAAAGAATTAACTTATTGGTGCAAGAAAATAATGAGAAAATGAATTCGGTAAAAATACCATCAAAATCAGATAcaaatttagatgaaaaaataaatttcataagtcctcaaaaatttgaatgcaTACCGTGCAAACTTACATTCTCCAATCTTACACATCTACGAAGGCATATGACTGAGCATATGGATTGGTACCGTTTTAGATGTAAATTGTGtgaatttaaatgttttaacaAGATCGATTGTGTTgctcattttaataaaattcataacgCTAAAAATAGCCGaatgaatattgaaaatatggTAATAGAATCAACATTCAATGAAAAATCTACAAATTCTTCAAGaagtttattgaaaaaatgtcaTGTAACTATACCAGTAATTCAAAACGGTAACAATTCTACAGATGAAAACGATAGCTGTAGCGTTAAATCTTGTGAAGAATTACCTGACGAAAACAGTGAGATAGCTAAAAAAGCCAAGTTAGGGGAAGACTCAGaactgcgtcgaatggttATGGAAGTGATATTTGGTTCATCTGAAACAGTAAATGAAGAAGAACCTGGAAGTAGTACTGAAATTGAGGAAATTCgagattgtaaaaaaaacagtaaaatgCCTAATAAAACATATTCagatcatgaaaaaaatagcttgAATCATATAGCAACAATGAAATTATCATCAAATCACAATAGGCCATCACGTAATAGCAGAAATCGTACGAagcttgaaaataaaaatttcatttatgatTTAGATGCAGTTCTCGTTAAAGATTCTGCTACAGACGGAACAGGAGTCATTGTAGAGGACAATGAAACAAGTACGAATATTATGAACAATGAATCCGATTCAGAAAGCGATCTATCTGTTGTACTTTATCGAGATAGAAGTATTGTGAAAACTAAATTAGAAAAGGTTgcataaaatgaatatttttacccttaaattgatattttttaaatgtaacaTTTATTACTATAAGATTGTATGCTCTTTTGTTCTTAATATAGAAGAAAATTGCTGTTGGACAATTTCTTTTCATTCTACGTTGTATTGATAATGAATAAGAACAAAGGTAttgtaataattcaattaatttaacagtaTTGATTTGATTATCTTGTGCGTGTATGTATAGTCATAAAAATACATCTTATATTCATATGTTTAACTATAGGAATTCTATTAATAAaccattaacaaaaaattacataaaaatattttaaacaaaaaaaaatctattcttatttattatttctattgttGATCTTTTTAAAggtctattttatttatatgaaaaaagaAAGTTATACAAATATTGGCTTCATTGTAGCTATGCATGGCAAATCTTAAACCGATTGAGTAATCCtaggagtaaaaaaaattgtatacaataagtatatattttaGGAAAATATCAGCTAAGGTATGAAACTAAAaggaatatttaattgttaaataatttctaaactcTGTTTCTCtctctatttaatttttttaatttctaaacgATTAATATTTTAGTCAATGTTTaactagacaataaaaaacaaaaatatagcAATTTATTCTGTTTTcaaatcataattttaaaaaatagaataattgtgcaagaaaaatataaaaaaacatagaGGCCAGCATGTCAAGTAcattttagaaatattatttataaaattaatattaattaaaacgtaCACGAGAATTAATGAgaacaaaaattcaaaaaataatataaaaatgtatgaTATAACAAAATCTCTTTAAAGTTTCACAGGTTGtgttttggtaattatttgaataaaaattagagCTCTATCTATTTTCAGccatataaaatacaaaaaattcaaaaattgagttattaaaaagttttgtataaatttttttgttctattcAGGCGAATTaggcaataaaaataatttcaattttgaaaaaaataaaaatttataaatattttgtttttttctattcaaacaAATTAAAGATGATGtcttaaattttcaacattcTTATATTATGTTCGTGTTGCGCATCGAaagtagaattaaaaaaaaaataagtaattatttctcaaatttttagCCTATGCctactttgttttttttttttttttttctaatttattcgctattactaatattaaaaaatattctccacagatatttgattaaaaatatttatattcgaATAAAATCCAGTTTGATTAAAGGTGGGCTGAGAGAATgcatttccaaaaatttaatttactgattattttataaaaaaatttaaaagaactaTGATAAAGCTTCCGCAATAATTATTCGTAGTATAGCCGTTTTTtgaaactttattttaatctatttaaaaatttatttaaggcgtgattagaaaaataaaatttttgaaaatactaCGGTCCACCCTTTAATACCTATATGATACTGAAGTCAGCTGACATctgccaatttttttaatttttatgacaaatcaatgataaaaaatattattaaaaaatttgcactagtaatttttattaatttatagatgtgatgttttttattaaaattttttcataataatttagttgctataaaaatccaaaaaatttacagatgtttgttaatttcaatatcaatTAAGTATCTGATTTATACCCACACTTATAGCAAATATCCCCTAGGGGCGATatgtaaacaaataaatcaaaataaaaatagcatcCATAACCTaaaactgttatttattaagtttGTGAGCAtctatatttaaattttgttttgatttttttttttaaatcaacattTTTTCTACTGAGATTGACACCCAACTAACTAATGGtttgttgaaatttaatttagaaaaaaccgattattcatataaggtaaaagccccaatatatgatcactccatgtatttgtatatctatattcacaaatataggtatacaaatacatggagtgatcatatattggggcttttaccttacttctACGacctatttttataattccttGATATCCTTGTAAGCTCATAAATATTCATACATCACACACCATTACTTATGACAATAGAAGATCTagactttattttcatttaattctaCAGTCGcgtgttataaaaaaataataattctacatCTTATTGTAAGTTATCACCTCATAAAtgaggtaaaaaataaaattttttttttaataattacacttgcgaaatattatgaaaaagttttttgagttTATATTTCGTTTTATATAAATCTGGACGGAAACGTTCAGCGATAGAAGTAAttcctattaaaaaattagatgagattatttttttttttttaatatttttaataagttttaattaactagtataattttaacagagCTTTTTTATGCAGAACTTTTAAACtaaattacttataaaaaatcttttttttttacaattcaaGGCGATGATATTTGCGTGGTAAAAATATGTCTGCGTAGAATGGTTGGAATCGTATTTAAACTTAGAAAAACATTGAaactagataaaaaaaaactatactTGTAAAGAAATATGGGTGAGGCCCCGATGTTATGTGATAGGTGACGTTTTGTTATGTTATGTTCTTGAGTTAGTCAGATTAAATTAAACCTACGTATTATATCAGTTTTGTTAggattgtcatttttttattcaattgctAATAGATTCATCAATAAGTATAACCAtcacgaaaaattctttatggaTTAGTTCACTcatattagatattaatacTACATGTTAAAATTTGTTGTGATATTGgattaaaaacaaacaaacaatttttaataaggtGAGTGTCGACTGAATTAATACAAACAGTAATGTCACTATTTAATCATTCATCCTATATCTATAACCTGGAATATAGTgttaataaagttaattttctcATTGACAactgaaattataaattgaggTGTATGAAAATGcatattaataagtaaaaataaaatgaattgaGTTTTATCTTATGCAacatttatttcttacaataattatacaatataCTACACGGCaggtaaaataattcaaatcttattaaaagttttattttaggttgtttataatgttttgaaacgaaaaaaaagtcattgtagaACTGTGcgactatttttttctctatacACAAATAAGGCGTTTGGTGGTGTGACCATGTAAACAGTTCTAAAATGAAAATAGAATAACcgtatattaaattttaaatctctgTATTATATTCAAACTCATTGCGCTATAGAGATACtctgatataaaaattagcccttaaaattataaatttgtaaaataaaattggcaaatttcttaataattaaccatagctaaaataatcatttttgtaaaaatattcatgtgtctcaaaagaaaataaagaagagGCTTATTTTGAAGTACGGTTGAATTCGATAgctcgatttaaaaaaaattacaagaaaactttttttctcttttttgcTCCTAGCAGAAAAATTATGCCGCGAAAAAGAATaagtaaccaaaaaaaataattaatgaatgaaagtgagaaaaaaataattaatgaatgaaaGTGTGATctgagtgtatactatttttctcctcgacggaggcggaaagcggcattttcgtttctcggaggtgagaaaaaattattttcagcaAATAACTATCTTTAATTTTCTGACTGGGCGAGTTTCTTCTTAAATTTCACTCTTAACGCGATAATGTAAGCTTTAGTATTTCTCACAGTGCGGCGCTTCGCGACGCGGAAGCTTAAATTCGCTAGGATAGAATATGAtgttatttgataaattttaatataagatAAAAATCTTTCAATTCAATAGcaagtttgaaaaataaaaagtgttttttcaaaataaatttttagacagatcaattttttttaattttatcacttCTTATATGCTAGAAAATTTGCGTTACGTATCCTAAATCAGACTAAAATCGAATAACTCCTCCGAAAACTGCcgcagttcaaaattttttaaatgttcgAACTTCGGTTCAAACCTTTTTAGCTCTCGGAGAGCTAATAAGAGCGGTAAAATTGGAAAAGCCTATCTGCAAAACTTTATGAGGGgtttacggtaattatttaagaatttttaagctcaaaaataaTCTTTCTATCTACGTTTTCaaagatttgaatttttggCAGTTACACATCTTTACTCCAAATTACTCAACTCGGCGACATACTGTactcaacataaaaaattgaataactttaaaaaaaaaaaactttattcaaTTCATTCACTACTCAATGCTAACTTTACTCAACGCTAAGTTTACTCAGTTCcaactttatttaatgaaatctTTAGTCAATCGTATTTTATAAGTGATAGCGCgcttttaaaaatctctattcaatatttttttatttaataatattttattcggCAAAAACAAAACTGTACTCAAAATTTCTCAGCTCTTTGCAATCTGTactccaataaaataatttaataaatttaaaaaaaaaatttttactatatatagatatataaattatatttaattgagTAAAGTTGACTTTGAATAAAGTTTGTAAaacaatagaattttattttttaagaataaaattattaagtaaagttttttcttaacttatttaaaataaacatattattaaacaaaaaataattgaatagaGATGTTTAAAATCGCGCCATCACTTATAAAATACCATTGAATAAAGATTTCATGAAATACAGTTGGAACTGAGTAAACTTAGCGTTGAGTAAAGTTAGCATAGAGTAATGAATAAATTGAGTAaagttgtctttttttttaagtttttcgattatttttattgagtaCAGTATGTCGCAGAGTTGAGTAATTTGGAGTAAAGATGTGTAACTGCCGAATTTTTACTGTcaacattattaaaaaatgataacttATGAAAATACACCACATCACCTCAATTTTTAAGCATGTTTAACAgcaaattcaataattatgtTGGAATAAAATAGTCATCGTCATTAACGGGAAGAGAGCGGTTGTACTTaagtatctttaaaaaaaaaaaataaagacactattg
This genomic interval from Cotesia glomerata isolate CgM1 linkage group LG1, MPM_Cglom_v2.3, whole genome shotgun sequence contains the following:
- the LOC123275079 gene encoding uncharacterized protein LOC123275079, coding for MKAKTKTKKSDRKFTRHKLTPKDSPQIETPICDFSNLCKPIDTSLSNLVQVTKLLETANDEIKYILTYECEVIYECKICRSLFRSLLNFISHKRIYCPEKFNISNNKDVINPQVMVVEKSIDSECEENYEDQKSTKNEALNRKFSKKDLTSVITMLQKKQADPNYNDVEERNRRTRIVADTEQVLLEVLDSNRAAFQTVLEPKLSNIASNDLMKAQTIELQNILNRDTAVLGPDGSIVEFKNDGKVDNKDIDKVSNHNLVCSTCNIKFATKKTLTFHIKSLHTPNRLVYPCPCCPSLFPSTWGVYRHLVKVHRKSNAQVRKLRSEIQTKAYLKETTRAQDIDKDCANNKLNNSKESRLMNETQEWMTHLESDTELQRCGGCNKRFDRKAALLAHSQICQRRQAACSDVAIRSKRNKIASEANTEKISTLTEVSKPTKENLQIPIKKMSIESESRVISSSVNSTSLLNLSNISPAVSITRLPQQQQANEIRVEGIASLSKDAWEKIGDETSKLRVDTSVDVLTIPSEATPTKISPNDSVSDDPEIIFTNIEKPSILKNKGSKKRKMGKRNTSIDSNKRINLLVQENNEKMNSVKIPSKSDTNLDEKINFISPQKFECIPCKLTFSNLTHLRRHMTEHMDWYRFRCKLCEFKCFNKIDCVAHFNKIHNAKNSRMNIENMVIESTFNEKSTNSSRSLLKKCHVTIPVIQNGNNSTDENDSCSVKSCEELPDENSEIAKKAKLGEDSELRRMVMEVIFGSSETVNEEEPGSSTEIEEIRDCKKNSKMPNKTYSDHEKNSLNHIATMKLSSNHNRPSRNSRNRTKLENKNFIYDLDAVLVKDSATDGTGVIVEDNETSTNIMNNESDSESDLSVVLYRDRSIVKTKLEKVA
- the LOC123275082 gene encoding ubiquinol-cytochrome-c reductase complex assembly factor 1, with translation MAILNNKVILFYKINKFCKYLSSSWTLPILSNMNRRQICTNSINFVPAKLVYKESLYNRVKEKVYYHAFKKYVHRTKGFLLYRHSCDSLDYVSFMKDYDMPDTFFSWFLITELHVWMLMVRLMAIGDEGMAIRYHLIAALWQDTDVRKKQLGNIKDSAVRHHIQEMGYQFNAAILGYDEGLLSDDHVLAGAIWRRIFCMECNSPERIEKLVRYIRKNISELDNLPNELFIKSTAVRWLDYPAKINVSD